A portion of the Pseudarthrobacter sp. L1SW genome contains these proteins:
- a CDS encoding phosphodiesterase: MEHIEAEHPRPRHFLLHLSDPHLMGGPDPLYGVVDSEARLIQLFEEVKASGARPEAVIFTGDLADKGDPEAYVKLRAIVEPACEELGAQVIWAMGNHDNRANFRTGLLDEAPNDAPVDKSYFVNGLRVITMDTSVPGYHHGELSPSQLDWLTRQLDTPAPDGTILALHHPPIPSILDLSVLVELRDQASLEAVVRNSDVRTILAGHLHYSTTASFAGIPVSVASASCYTQDLNVPVGGTRGQDSGQSFNLVHVYEHTIVHSVVPLGTSTTVGEYVSPEETEFRLAAAGIRRPETAKQRNSAKLGLPTSR, from the coding sequence ATGGAGCACATCGAGGCCGAACACCCCCGGCCACGCCACTTCCTACTCCACCTGAGCGATCCCCACCTGATGGGAGGTCCGGACCCCCTTTACGGCGTTGTTGACAGCGAAGCGCGCCTCATCCAGCTCTTCGAAGAGGTGAAGGCATCCGGGGCCCGGCCGGAGGCGGTGATCTTCACCGGCGACCTCGCCGACAAGGGCGATCCCGAAGCCTACGTGAAACTCCGGGCCATCGTTGAGCCTGCGTGCGAAGAACTGGGCGCCCAAGTGATCTGGGCGATGGGCAACCACGACAACCGGGCCAACTTCCGGACTGGCCTGCTGGACGAAGCCCCGAATGACGCCCCTGTGGACAAGAGCTACTTCGTCAACGGGCTGCGCGTTATCACCATGGATACTTCCGTCCCTGGCTACCACCACGGCGAGCTGAGCCCCTCGCAGCTGGACTGGCTGACGCGGCAACTGGATACCCCTGCCCCGGACGGCACCATCCTGGCGCTGCACCACCCGCCCATACCCTCCATCCTGGATCTCTCGGTCCTGGTGGAGCTGCGGGACCAGGCATCGCTCGAGGCAGTAGTCCGGAACTCGGATGTCCGCACCATCCTCGCTGGTCACCTGCATTACTCGACGACGGCGAGCTTCGCAGGCATTCCTGTGTCCGTGGCCTCAGCCAGCTGTTACACGCAGGACCTCAACGTTCCCGTCGGCGGCACCCGTGGCCAAGACAGCGGGCAATCCTTCAACCTGGTCCACGTATACGAGCACACGATCGTCCACTCGGTGGTTCCGCTTGGCACGTCGACGACGGTGGGGGAGTACGTCTCCCCGGAAGAGACCGAGTTTCGGCTGGCCGCTGCAGGGATCCGGAGGCCGGAAACCGCGAAGCAGCGGAACAGCGCGAAGCTCGGCCTCCCTACAAGCCGCTAG
- a CDS encoding type II toxin-antitoxin system VapB family antitoxin, which produces MIFKAVGEGRPYPDHGYTTPKDWASLPPRPVRLDELVTTKRTLDLEALLAEDSTFFGDLFPHVVQYQGTLYLEDGLHRAVRTALHQRTAIHARVLVLDG; this is translated from the coding sequence GTGATATTCAAAGCTGTGGGCGAGGGCCGCCCTTACCCCGACCATGGTTACACCACGCCCAAGGACTGGGCATCGCTTCCGCCCCGGCCGGTCCGGCTGGACGAGCTGGTGACCACCAAGCGCACCCTTGACCTGGAAGCCCTGCTGGCCGAGGACTCCACCTTTTTCGGTGACCTGTTCCCGCACGTGGTGCAGTACCAGGGGACCCTGTACCTGGAGGACGGGCTGCACCGCGCCGTCCGCACGGCCCTGCACCAGCGCACTGCAATCCACGCCCGCGTCCTGGTGCTCGATGGCTAG
- a CDS encoding TetR/AcrR family transcriptional regulator, whose amino-acid sequence MPRISAASNAEQRADTQRRILTAFGELLFSHGLPGLTMTDVARHAGVGRTAVYNYYADIEELLISYALDETEKFLAELRDSLGQLDNPVDRLALYVRAQVVDLSRRHLPPGPAMGAVLSPSSFAKLANHVGELSIMLQGILRDGMEQGYLPAADVNQQAQLILGTLSSSAARGSDEPAELEARVARTVRFIQLGAGARFDDDGCPVRLAPLPAVAG is encoded by the coding sequence ATGCCCAGGATTTCAGCGGCCAGCAACGCCGAGCAGCGAGCGGACACCCAGCGCCGCATCCTCACGGCCTTCGGCGAACTCCTTTTTTCCCATGGCCTGCCGGGCCTGACCATGACGGATGTGGCACGGCACGCGGGCGTGGGCCGGACCGCGGTCTACAACTACTACGCGGACATCGAAGAGCTGCTGATTTCCTACGCCCTGGATGAGACTGAAAAGTTCCTCGCCGAACTGCGGGACTCGCTGGGCCAGCTGGACAACCCCGTGGACAGGCTCGCGCTGTACGTCCGCGCCCAGGTGGTGGACCTTAGCCGCCGCCACCTCCCGCCGGGACCCGCCATGGGAGCTGTGCTCTCGCCGTCGTCCTTTGCCAAACTCGCCAACCACGTGGGCGAACTGAGCATCATGCTGCAGGGGATCCTGCGGGACGGAATGGAGCAGGGCTACCTGCCCGCGGCGGATGTCAACCAGCAGGCCCAGCTGATCCTGGGCACCCTGTCCTCCAGCGCGGCCCGGGGCAGCGACGAGCCCGCCGAGCTGGAGGCGCGGGTGGCCCGGACGGTGCGCTTCATCCAGCTGGGTGCGGGGGCAAGGTTCGACGACGACGGCTGCCCCGTCCGGCTGGCACCGCTTCCCGCGGTGGCCGGCTGA
- a CDS encoding oxygenase MpaB family protein has product MVRTFSNGSEGVQQWQLDLAEGDDPGHHLPGSAVWAVHGSMSPIVAGIRTLMMQSLHPGALAGVHEHSNFREDPLRRLANTIRWIFTVTYGSREAAENASWRVRRLHEAVQGSYSDNHGAPRAYSANDPELANWIHLAFTDAFLTAHKLWGGTIPGGADAYVREWAQAGRLMGVEDPPLSEADMHGQLDRWYESGELRVDARVAETVGFIRNPPLNRMLRPGYRVLFAGAVYSLEPRYRQMLGLEVPRLGPVPLPVRLSTKVVLGVVRLALGRRGPSELAARERLRRLGVPAAEAG; this is encoded by the coding sequence CTGGTCCGCACCTTCAGCAACGGCTCAGAAGGAGTTCAGCAGTGGCAACTCGATCTTGCCGAAGGTGATGACCCGGGGCACCACCTTCCGGGGTCCGCCGTATGGGCAGTGCACGGTTCAATGTCGCCCATCGTTGCCGGAATCCGCACCCTGATGATGCAGTCCCTGCACCCCGGCGCTCTTGCCGGCGTCCACGAACATTCAAACTTCCGCGAGGATCCCCTGCGCCGGCTGGCCAACACCATTCGCTGGATCTTCACTGTCACCTACGGCTCCAGGGAGGCCGCGGAGAACGCCTCATGGAGGGTGCGCCGCCTGCACGAGGCCGTCCAGGGCAGCTATAGCGACAACCACGGGGCGCCGCGCGCTTACAGCGCCAACGATCCGGAATTGGCCAACTGGATCCATCTGGCCTTCACGGACGCCTTCCTCACCGCCCACAAGCTGTGGGGAGGCACGATTCCCGGAGGGGCGGACGCGTACGTCCGGGAGTGGGCCCAGGCGGGCAGGCTGATGGGAGTGGAGGACCCGCCGCTCAGCGAGGCGGACATGCACGGGCAGCTTGACCGCTGGTACGAAAGCGGTGAACTCCGCGTTGACGCCCGCGTGGCAGAGACGGTGGGATTCATCCGCAACCCGCCCCTGAACCGGATGCTCCGGCCGGGTTACCGGGTCCTGTTCGCAGGCGCGGTGTACAGCCTGGAGCCGCGGTACCGCCAGATGCTCGGGCTGGAAGTTCCGCGGCTGGGTCCCGTGCCGCTGCCGGTGAGACTCAGCACGAAGGTGGTTCTCGGCGTCGTACGCCTGGCCTTGGGACGGCGGGGTCCAAGCGAGCTCGCCGCCAGGGAACGGCTCCGCCGGCTGGGCGTGCCGGCCGCTGAGGCGGGATAA
- a CDS encoding DsbA family oxidoreductase: protein MKIEIWSDVACPWCFIGKRRFEAALAAFPHRESVDVTWRSYQLDPTLPEHYDGTELEYLSSRKGIPAEQVSQMFGHVAEQAKAEGLNYRFDAVVVANSFTAHRLIQLAAAHGKQDEAKERLLSDHFEHGKDIGSRQYLASLGVELGIDPAEVDELFTTDKYADAVRFDFEEGRSLGISGVPFFVIDRKYGLSGAQPAETFTAALNQAWQEANPLVLVNSGDGEACGPDGCPV from the coding sequence ATGAAGATTGAGATCTGGTCCGACGTCGCCTGCCCGTGGTGCTTCATTGGCAAGCGGCGCTTCGAAGCTGCACTGGCCGCTTTCCCGCACCGTGAGTCCGTGGATGTGACCTGGCGCAGCTACCAGCTGGACCCCACCCTTCCCGAGCACTACGACGGCACTGAACTGGAGTACCTGAGCTCCCGCAAGGGCATCCCCGCGGAGCAGGTATCGCAGATGTTCGGCCACGTTGCCGAACAGGCGAAGGCGGAAGGCTTGAATTACCGGTTCGACGCGGTGGTGGTGGCCAACAGCTTCACCGCTCACCGCCTGATCCAACTTGCCGCTGCCCACGGCAAGCAGGACGAGGCCAAGGAACGCCTGCTCAGTGACCATTTCGAACATGGCAAGGACATCGGCAGCCGGCAGTACCTGGCGTCGCTCGGCGTCGAGCTCGGCATCGACCCCGCTGAAGTGGATGAGCTCTTCACCACCGACAAATACGCGGACGCGGTCCGTTTCGATTTCGAGGAGGGGAGGTCCCTGGGCATCAGCGGCGTCCCGTTCTTCGTCATCGACCGGAAGTACGGACTCTCTGGGGCCCAACCCGCGGAAACTTTCACAGCCGCCCTCAACCAGGCATGGCAGGAAGCCAATCCCCTGGTCCTGGTCAACTCCGGTGACGGGGAGGCCTGCGGACCGGACGGCTGCCCGGTCTAG
- a CDS encoding LytR C-terminal domain-containing protein has translation MARKQQQDSSILHGHRVVTGPELRATFEAARDADDTARVRRRALHGVVLVLLIGLIVAAIITAVAIIDGRLKFPATAPAEQAISTCPAATFDYTPHEQINLNVYNSTSRPGLARAVADEFLARKFVVGAVSNIDAGYRGIAAVVSGAAGQAAAFSVQRNLPGSDYFQDSRTDGSVDVILSQDYKALAPPELVDQTPGKLACPRESRRIADDDKWPVIPSAAPTP, from the coding sequence ATGGCTAGGAAGCAGCAGCAGGACTCCAGCATCCTCCACGGCCACCGCGTTGTCACCGGCCCCGAGCTGCGGGCCACCTTTGAGGCGGCCCGCGACGCCGACGACACCGCCCGCGTGCGGCGCCGGGCGCTGCACGGGGTGGTCCTGGTCCTCCTTATCGGCCTGATCGTGGCGGCCATCATTACCGCGGTGGCCATCATCGACGGACGGCTGAAGTTTCCCGCCACAGCGCCGGCCGAACAAGCCATCTCCACCTGCCCGGCCGCCACCTTTGACTACACCCCCCACGAGCAGATCAACCTCAACGTCTACAACTCCACCAGCAGGCCCGGGCTTGCCCGCGCAGTGGCGGATGAGTTCCTGGCCCGGAAGTTCGTGGTGGGCGCGGTGTCCAACATCGATGCCGGCTACCGTGGCATTGCTGCCGTGGTTTCCGGGGCAGCCGGGCAGGCCGCCGCCTTCAGTGTCCAGCGCAACCTGCCGGGTTCGGACTACTTCCAGGACAGCAGGACAGACGGAAGCGTGGACGTGATCCTCTCCCAGGACTACAAGGCGCTGGCCCCGCCCGAGCTCGTTGACCAGACGCCCGGGAAGCTGGCCTGTCCACGCGAAAGCCGCCGCATTGCCGACGACGACAAATGGCCCGTCATCCCGTCGGCCGCACCAACGCCTTAA
- a CDS encoding glycosyltransferase family 4 protein — protein MRIGLVAGPWITVPPKTYGGTERVVDSLARGFAAAGHEVLLAAPSDSTCPVPIVPGMRPSVPGELSLTLSELSHVARSYAGLADVDIIHDHTLAGPLYSERPERIPVVTTVHGPLNAEAKDVYAAIARRAAIVAISRDQCSRAPEVPVTRVIHHGMALSSVPVGSGSGGYLCFVGRSCPDKGLLEAVHVARGAGMPLRIAVKMREQEEIRYFREVIEPILGPNEDFVGEVDDAAKYKLMGEALAFLNPIQWPEPFGLVMIEALATGTPVIGTSIGSAREIIDHGRTGYLGDTGQLAGFVQAAAGLDRSVCRKTVEERFSEERMVDDHLRLYAELLEGSVPAGVPDAPGLHQNL, from the coding sequence ATGAGGATAGGACTGGTTGCAGGACCGTGGATCACGGTCCCGCCCAAAACGTACGGCGGAACAGAAAGAGTAGTGGACAGCCTTGCCAGGGGCTTCGCTGCTGCCGGGCATGAGGTGTTGTTGGCGGCGCCGTCTGACAGCACCTGTCCCGTACCCATAGTCCCGGGCATGCGGCCATCGGTTCCGGGGGAGTTGAGCCTTACGCTTTCCGAACTGAGCCACGTGGCCCGTTCGTATGCCGGCCTGGCTGACGTGGACATCATCCATGACCACACTTTGGCCGGCCCGCTGTATTCGGAGCGGCCGGAGCGTATCCCCGTGGTGACCACAGTCCACGGTCCGCTCAATGCGGAAGCGAAGGACGTTTACGCCGCCATAGCCCGGAGGGCCGCTATTGTCGCCATCTCCCGTGACCAGTGTTCGCGTGCCCCCGAGGTGCCTGTCACGCGCGTCATCCATCACGGAATGGCCCTTTCCTCCGTGCCGGTGGGCTCCGGAAGTGGGGGCTACCTGTGCTTCGTGGGGAGGTCCTGCCCTGACAAGGGCCTGTTGGAGGCCGTCCATGTAGCCCGCGGGGCAGGAATGCCGCTGAGGATTGCCGTCAAGATGCGCGAGCAGGAAGAAATCCGCTATTTCCGTGAGGTCATCGAACCAATCCTGGGACCCAACGAGGACTTTGTGGGGGAGGTGGACGATGCCGCCAAATACAAGCTGATGGGCGAAGCGCTGGCGTTCCTGAACCCCATCCAATGGCCGGAACCATTCGGCCTGGTCATGATCGAGGCCCTTGCCACAGGCACGCCGGTGATCGGGACGTCCATAGGCTCAGCGCGCGAGATTATCGACCACGGGCGGACGGGATACCTTGGGGACACGGGGCAGCTGGCCGGCTTCGTGCAGGCAGCAGCAGGCCTGGACCGGAGCGTGTGCCGAAAGACAGTGGAAGAACGGTTCAGTGAGGAACGCATGGTGGACGACCACCTCCGGCTGTATGCCGAGCTTCTTGAAGGCAGTGTGCCTGCAGGGGTTCCGGATGCGCCCGGCTTGCACCAGAATCTTTAA
- a CDS encoding stealth family protein encodes MITHKGRIALINYNRTPYQAMVEDLLFVRNVLANAGLAYLLVRGNNDRPVVALDWKDRKKLRAALVEACQDEPFYSMTVDAKKKTSLLVADGELSSNRQARIFRLYRPRVEPAGGFEFGASAGVQIELWSFKGDEIILPIENSLTRRTLLRQDAVRGTVERYGHTWPTIENMFADHASDISFDIDLVFSWVDGSSPEYIAARRAQQKDVVLGEGDDHEARFRQINELKYALRSVYMFAPWIRRIFIATDSPAPGWLAEHPSVTIVRSEEFFSDPSVLPTHNSQAVECQLHNIEGLSEHFLYSNDDMFFGRPVSPDLFFTPGGITKFIEAETRIGLGENAAERSGFENAARVNRKLLWNRFGRITTRHLEHTAAPLRRSVVAKMEREFPEEFRKTAASRFRAADNISVTNSFYHYYALLTGRAVTQTAAKVRYVDTTMRTGLNYLPKLLAKRNMDFFCLNDGSFPEVDADERAKLVTDFLEKYFPIKAPWEK; translated from the coding sequence GTGATCACGCACAAGGGCCGCATCGCGCTGATCAACTACAACAGGACTCCCTACCAGGCCATGGTGGAGGACCTGCTGTTCGTCAGGAATGTGCTGGCCAACGCGGGCCTGGCATACCTGCTGGTCAGGGGCAACAATGACCGCCCCGTCGTTGCCCTGGACTGGAAGGACAGGAAGAAGCTCCGGGCTGCCCTGGTGGAAGCGTGCCAGGACGAACCTTTCTATTCCATGACCGTGGACGCCAAGAAGAAGACCTCCCTGCTGGTTGCGGACGGCGAACTCTCCTCCAACCGGCAGGCACGCATCTTCCGCCTCTACCGGCCGCGGGTGGAGCCCGCCGGCGGCTTTGAGTTCGGAGCCTCCGCCGGTGTCCAGATTGAGCTGTGGTCCTTCAAGGGCGACGAGATCATCCTGCCGATCGAGAACTCCCTCACACGCAGGACCCTGCTCCGGCAGGACGCCGTCCGCGGCACCGTTGAACGTTACGGCCACACCTGGCCCACCATTGAGAACATGTTCGCGGACCACGCCAGCGACATCAGCTTCGACATCGACTTGGTGTTCTCCTGGGTGGACGGCAGTTCCCCTGAATACATTGCCGCCCGCCGCGCCCAGCAGAAGGACGTTGTCCTGGGCGAAGGCGATGACCACGAGGCCCGCTTCCGGCAGATCAACGAGCTCAAGTACGCGCTGCGGTCCGTCTACATGTTTGCGCCCTGGATCCGCCGCATCTTTATTGCCACGGATTCACCGGCACCCGGGTGGCTGGCGGAACACCCGTCGGTGACCATCGTCCGCAGTGAGGAGTTCTTCTCGGACCCCTCCGTGCTGCCCACGCACAACTCGCAGGCGGTGGAGTGCCAGCTCCACAACATCGAAGGCCTGTCCGAGCACTTCCTGTACTCCAATGACGACATGTTTTTCGGCCGGCCGGTCAGCCCGGACCTGTTCTTCACGCCGGGCGGCATCACCAAGTTCATCGAGGCGGAAACCCGGATCGGCCTGGGCGAGAACGCGGCGGAGCGCAGCGGGTTCGAGAATGCGGCCCGGGTCAACCGCAAGCTGTTGTGGAACAGGTTCGGGCGCATCACCACCCGGCACCTGGAGCACACCGCTGCGCCGTTGCGGCGCAGCGTGGTGGCGAAGATGGAACGCGAGTTCCCGGAGGAATTCCGGAAGACGGCCGCCAGCCGCTTCAGGGCGGCGGACAACATCTCCGTGACCAACTCCTTCTACCACTACTACGCCCTGCTCACCGGCCGGGCCGTGACCCAGACCGCGGCCAAGGTCCGTTACGTGGACACCACCATGCGGACGGGACTGAACTACCTGCCCAAGCTGCTCGCCAAGCGGAACATGGACTTCTTCTGCCTGAACGACGGCAGCTTCCCCGAGGTGGACGCCGACGAGCGCGCCAAACTGGTCACCGACTTCCTGGAGAAGTACTTCCCCATCAAGGCGCCCTGGGAAAAGTAG
- a CDS encoding glutathione peroxidase gives MDNFLGKQPVTTDLYRIPLALNDGTLTDFGRFRGKVVLVVNVASNCGFTPQYAGLETLYEKFRERGFEVLGVPCNQFAGQEPGSDSEIAEFCQRNFGVTFPLTAKADVRGKNQHPLFTELTKFKGGLLPGLVKWNFEKFLVNRDGLVVNRFAPTVEPDSAQVIDAVEEALC, from the coding sequence ATGGACAACTTTTTGGGGAAGCAGCCTGTGACCACTGACCTGTACCGGATCCCGCTGGCCCTGAACGACGGCACCTTGACCGATTTCGGCAGGTTCAGGGGCAAGGTGGTGCTTGTGGTCAACGTTGCCTCCAACTGCGGGTTTACGCCCCAATACGCGGGGCTGGAGACGCTCTATGAAAAGTTCCGGGAGCGTGGGTTTGAGGTGCTCGGCGTCCCGTGCAACCAATTCGCAGGCCAGGAACCCGGCAGCGACAGCGAAATCGCCGAGTTCTGCCAGCGCAACTTCGGCGTAACGTTCCCCCTCACCGCCAAGGCTGACGTACGCGGCAAGAACCAGCACCCGCTGTTCACGGAGTTGACCAAGTTCAAGGGCGGGCTGCTGCCCGGATTGGTGAAATGGAACTTTGAGAAGTTCCTGGTCAACAGGGACGGCCTCGTCGTGAACCGCTTCGCGCCAACAGTGGAGCCCGATTCGGCCCAAGTTATCGACGCCGTCGAAGAGGCCCTCTGTTGA